One genomic segment of Novosphingobium sp. RL4 includes these proteins:
- a CDS encoding FMN-binding negative transcriptional regulator, translating into MNESFAAYGPQDVRFLIERYPLAWVQSWAGGNEVQASLLPLVGEYDEQGQLTALIGHMARHNPLHRALRARSAAHVLFTGPQGYVSPEHAGLRDWAPTWNYVQLKITADLRFDDALTGPALEILIDEMERCRPEPWSKEELGGRYSRLADAIIGFRAEIRSCTGIFKLGQDERPEVLSHIIASHHDPVLVEWMRRFNP; encoded by the coding sequence TTGAATGAATCATTCGCGGCCTATGGCCCGCAGGACGTCCGTTTCCTGATCGAACGGTACCCGCTCGCCTGGGTGCAGTCATGGGCCGGTGGGAATGAGGTTCAGGCATCGCTGCTGCCGCTCGTGGGCGAATATGATGAACAGGGGCAGCTGACTGCACTGATCGGGCACATGGCCCGGCACAATCCGCTCCACCGCGCCTTGCGCGCGCGTTCTGCCGCCCATGTGCTGTTCACCGGGCCGCAGGGCTACGTTTCGCCCGAGCACGCGGGCCTTCGCGACTGGGCGCCCACCTGGAACTATGTGCAACTGAAGATTACCGCAGACCTGCGCTTCGACGATGCACTGACCGGGCCTGCGCTGGAGATCCTGATAGACGAGATGGAACGATGCCGCCCGGAGCCGTGGAGCAAGGAGGAACTGGGCGGGCGCTATTCCCGACTGGCAGATGCGATCATCGGCTTTCGCGCGGAAATCCGTTCGTGCACGGGCATTTTCAAGCTGGGGCAGGACGAACGGCCCGAGGTTCTCTCGCATATAATTGCCTCGCACCATGACCCGGTGCTGGTGGAATGGATGCGCCGCTTCAATCCCTGA
- a CDS encoding amidohydrolase family protein — protein sequence MNRWLANSAIVTAAALLASPAAWADTLPPLTGRVIEYDTRQVTWPALDVAPDGNTILFDLLGDIYALPVQGGRARPMMTGAAFDTQPVFSPDGRHIAFVSDRDGRDNLWIADADGSNARRVSKDESGAPHYGSPAWSPDGRTLYVSRMIWGVLAFELLSFDVASGAREVLVKAQPNGDDPHPERRNAMGVVASPDGRSLYYATKAGTTWTSGALPHWTIVRFDLATRQQQAFMTTPGGAMRPALSHDGRLLAYATHEGQQTVLHLRDLEDGSDRVVHGPLDPDGQSGGYYVDLLPRMVFSADDRSIYLGQGGGLKRLDIASGSLADIPFEAHVRHEMGPDLRRQHRIDQGPVHVRVIQTPRLSPDGKRVVFGALGRLYIAENRKGAKPRRLEVPGSAWQPSWSDDGRFVTYVTWTAKDAGHIWVAAADGRTAPRRITSQAAYYSEPLFLAGNRDVVAFSASQHDRLYRSAESLGPMPSSLVRVPADGGVMTSLGSVGAAMDLRRDADPGRVRYYADGWISSHPVDGAASAGDAARHLVKLVARPDSQYFDAPAPLKNAQLSADGRTALVRYASQLYLVPVPEAKQGEAPTVTVSDPASGARRITAIGADYMDWAPDMRSLVWSVGSTVRQLALGAAESGKPAAVEARARSALMDVQLPRDVPRGRLLLRGARVATMKGAEVIDDADLLIVDNRIAGIGPKGTLKVPNGTEVRDVTGKFIVPGFIDAHAHWFETRRRILDIGHWDFAANLAYGVTAGLDVQTFDPDVFGYADMIDAGLMIGQRAFSTGEGVFRTSPMGDREEAIATLRRYSDYYRTPNIKEYMVGDRAERRHLIEGAQALGLMPTTEGASDYRLDLTQMLDGYAGNEHSLPIAPIHDDMIQMLVRSRIATVPTMLVLYGAPGPLGAMVAGHQDDFDSKLARFVPEFAFAAKRDSAQWNRADGQGFALFARQASDIGSAGGLLGVGAHGIVQGLSYHWELEAMASGGASPAQILQAATIGSAQVIGRALDLGSIEPGKLADLLVLDKDPLADIRNTRSLELVMQNGRLYDAATLDEQWPRRKPKAAPWFAGMSGSEVALAMKTAAAFEEAQGNAASFEY from the coding sequence GTGAACAGGTGGTTGGCGAATTCGGCGATCGTGACGGCCGCGGCGCTGCTTGCAAGCCCGGCGGCTTGGGCGGATACGTTACCGCCGTTGACCGGGCGGGTGATCGAATACGATACCCGGCAAGTCACCTGGCCCGCGCTTGATGTCGCGCCGGATGGCAACACCATCCTGTTCGACTTGCTCGGCGATATCTATGCCCTCCCCGTGCAAGGGGGGAGGGCCCGGCCGATGATGACCGGCGCCGCCTTCGACACCCAGCCGGTGTTTTCGCCGGACGGCCGCCATATCGCCTTCGTCAGCGATCGTGACGGGCGTGACAACCTGTGGATCGCGGATGCCGACGGCAGCAACGCTCGCCGCGTGTCGAAAGACGAGAGCGGGGCGCCGCACTACGGCTCGCCGGCATGGTCGCCAGATGGAAGGACGCTTTACGTGTCGCGCATGATCTGGGGTGTGCTGGCGTTCGAGCTGCTGTCGTTCGACGTGGCGAGCGGTGCTCGCGAAGTGCTGGTCAAGGCGCAGCCGAACGGCGATGATCCTCACCCGGAGCGGCGCAATGCGATGGGCGTGGTCGCCTCGCCCGACGGCAGGAGCCTGTACTACGCCACCAAGGCGGGAACCACATGGACCAGCGGGGCGCTGCCGCACTGGACGATCGTGCGCTTCGATCTGGCGACCCGCCAGCAGCAGGCTTTCATGACCACGCCCGGCGGTGCCATGCGCCCGGCACTGTCGCATGACGGCCGTTTGCTGGCCTATGCCACGCATGAGGGCCAGCAGACCGTCCTGCATCTACGAGACCTTGAGGACGGCTCGGACCGCGTGGTTCATGGTCCGCTGGACCCGGACGGCCAGTCCGGCGGATACTATGTGGACCTGCTGCCCCGCATGGTGTTTTCCGCCGACGATCGCAGCATATACCTTGGGCAGGGCGGCGGTCTGAAGCGGCTCGACATCGCGAGCGGGTCGCTGGCGGACATCCCCTTCGAGGCGCACGTCCGGCACGAGATGGGGCCGGACCTGCGGCGCCAGCACCGCATCGATCAGGGCCCCGTCCATGTCCGCGTGATCCAGACGCCGCGTCTTTCGCCGGACGGCAAGCGCGTGGTGTTCGGCGCCCTGGGCCGTCTCTACATTGCCGAGAACCGCAAGGGCGCCAAGCCCCGGCGCCTTGAGGTGCCCGGTTCCGCATGGCAGCCGAGCTGGTCGGACGATGGCCGTTTTGTCACTTACGTTACCTGGACCGCGAAGGACGCAGGCCATATCTGGGTCGCGGCGGCCGATGGCAGGACCGCGCCGCGCCGCATCACGTCGCAGGCGGCCTATTACTCGGAACCGCTGTTTCTGGCGGGCAACCGGGACGTGGTGGCCTTCAGCGCCAGCCAGCACGACCGGCTCTACCGCTCCGCCGAGAGCCTTGGGCCGATGCCTTCCTCGCTGGTGCGCGTGCCGGCCGACGGGGGCGTGATGACCTCGCTCGGCAGTGTCGGGGCGGCGATGGACCTGCGGCGCGATGCTGATCCGGGGCGGGTGCGCTACTATGCCGATGGCTGGATTTCCTCGCACCCGGTTGACGGCGCAGCATCGGCTGGGGACGCGGCCCGCCATCTGGTCAAGCTGGTCGCGCGGCCCGACAGCCAGTATTTCGACGCGCCCGCGCCGCTGAAGAACGCGCAGCTCAGCGCGGATGGCCGAACCGCGCTGGTCCGTTATGCCTCGCAGCTGTACCTCGTCCCGGTGCCGGAGGCGAAGCAGGGCGAGGCGCCGACCGTCACGGTGAGCGATCCGGCGTCCGGTGCGCGGCGGATTACGGCGATCGGGGCGGACTATATGGACTGGGCGCCGGACATGCGCTCGCTGGTATGGTCGGTGGGCTCGACGGTGCGGCAACTGGCTCTGGGCGCCGCCGAAAGCGGGAAACCGGCTGCCGTCGAGGCGCGGGCGCGCAGTGCGCTGATGGACGTGCAACTGCCGCGCGACGTTCCGAGGGGCAGGCTGCTGTTGCGCGGCGCGCGGGTCGCCACGATGAAGGGGGCGGAGGTCATCGACGATGCCGACCTGCTTATCGTCGATAATCGCATCGCCGGCATAGGACCTAAAGGCACCTTGAAGGTACCTAACGGCACCGAGGTGCGCGATGTGACGGGCAAGTTCATCGTGCCCGGCTTCATCGACGCTCACGCCCACTGGTTCGAGACACGCCGCCGTATCCTCGACATCGGGCACTGGGATTTCGCCGCCAACCTCGCCTACGGCGTGACCGCCGGTCTCGACGTGCAGACCTTCGACCCCGACGTGTTCGGCTATGCGGACATGATCGACGCCGGGCTCATGATCGGGCAGCGCGCCTTCTCGACCGGAGAGGGCGTGTTCCGCACCAGCCCGATGGGCGATCGCGAAGAGGCCATCGCCACGCTGCGGCGCTATTCGGATTATTACCGCACGCCGAACATCAAGGAGTACATGGTCGGCGACCGGGCCGAGCGGCGGCATCTGATCGAGGGGGCGCAGGCGCTGGGCCTGATGCCGACGACGGAAGGCGCGAGCGACTATCGCCTTGATCTGACGCAGATGCTCGACGGTTATGCCGGCAACGAGCACAGCCTGCCGATCGCGCCGATCCATGACGACATGATCCAGATGCTGGTGCGTTCGCGGATCGCCACGGTGCCCACGATGCTGGTGCTCTACGGTGCGCCGGGGCCGCTGGGCGCGATGGTGGCCGGGCATCAGGACGACTTCGACAGCAAGCTTGCCCGCTTCGTGCCCGAGTTCGCGTTCGCGGCAAAACGGGATTCCGCGCAGTGGAATCGCGCGGACGGGCAGGGGTTCGCCCTGTTCGCCCGGCAGGCGAGCGACATCGGCAGCGCGGGCGGTCTGCTGGGCGTCGGCGCTCATGGCATTGTCCAGGGGCTGAGCTATCACTGGGAACTGGAGGCGATGGCATCGGGCGGGGCCAGTCCTGCGCAGATCCTTCAGGCGGCGACGATCGGCTCGGCCCAGGTGATCGGGCGGGCGCTCGATCTCGGTTCGATCGAGCCGGGCAAGCTGGCCGACCTGTTGGTGCTGGACAAGGACCCGCTGGCCGACATTCGCAACACGCGTTCGCTGGAGCTGGTGATGCAGAACGGCCGTCTCTACGACGCCGCCACGCTGGACGAACAATGGCCGCGCCGCAAGCCGAAGGCCGCGCCGTGGTTCGCCGGCATGTCCGGAAGCGAGGTCGCGCTGGCCATGAAGACGGCGGCCGCCTTCGAGGAAGCACAGGGCAACGCCGCCTCGTTCGAGTACTGA
- a CDS encoding Lrp/AsnC family transcriptional regulator — MVSAKFIPDDLDRRIISYLRVDGRASLSRMADALGVARGTVQSRLDRMVDTGTLLGFTIRVRDDYDDLSVRAVMLIEITGKSTTEVIRKLRGIVEIRTLHTTNGSWDLVADIRAASLSDFDRVLRQVRMIDGVLNSETSLLLSTV; from the coding sequence GTGGTGTCTGCAAAATTCATCCCCGATGATCTCGATCGGCGCATAATCAGTTATCTGCGGGTGGACGGGCGCGCGTCCCTGTCCAGGATGGCGGATGCCCTGGGTGTGGCGCGCGGCACCGTGCAGAGCCGTCTGGACCGGATGGTCGATACCGGGACGTTGCTGGGTTTCACCATCCGCGTCCGGGACGATTACGACGACTTGTCGGTCCGTGCGGTGATGCTGATCGAAATCACGGGAAAATCGACGACCGAGGTCATCCGCAAGCTGCGGGGGATCGTCGAGATTCGCACCCTGCACACAACCAACGGTAGCTGGGATCTGGTCGCCGACATCCGTGCGGCGAGCCTCTCGGATTTCGATCGCGTGCTGCGGCAGGTGCGCATGATCGACGGGGTGCTCAACAGCGAGACCAGCCTGCTCCTCAGCACGGTCTGA